The following proteins are encoded in a genomic region of Tuberibacillus sp. Marseille-P3662:
- a CDS encoding pro-sigmaK processing inhibitor BofA family protein — MDPVVVISIIVSLVAILLLVGAPFKPFRYIGKLAVKLMIGALLLFLLNTFGTHIGIHVPINAITTGIAGVLGIPGIAAMVVIKYSILV; from the coding sequence ATGGATCCGGTTGTCGTTATTTCAATTATTGTTAGTTTGGTAGCAATTTTACTATTGGTCGGTGCTCCTTTTAAACCATTTCGATATATAGGCAAACTGGCTGTGAAATTAATGATTGGCGCCTTGCTGTTATTCTTGCTAAATACTTTTGGAACTCATATAGGGATTCATGTTCCTATTAATGCGATTACCACTGGGATAGCAGGGGTACTAGGGATTCCTGGTATTGCGGCAATGGTAGTGATTAAATACAGCATTTTGGTTTGA
- a CDS encoding YaaL family protein — protein sequence MLFRKKGRIREQLNDQLLHTLNDCKEQWYQQKHLIDRSIDPSQEVICQLKMAELKYLFLLKEAKRHKITLK from the coding sequence GTGTTGTTTCGTAAGAAGGGGAGAATCCGTGAACAACTTAATGATCAGTTGCTCCATACATTGAATGATTGTAAAGAGCAATGGTATCAACAAAAACATTTAATTGACCGAAGCATCGATCCCTCACAAGAAGTGATTTGCCAATTAAAGATGGCTGAATTAAAATATTTGTTTTTATTAAAAGAAGCTAAACGTCATAAAATCACATTAAAATAG
- the recR gene encoding recombination mediator RecR, giving the protein MQYPEPIAKLIDSFMKLPGIGPKTAVRLAFFVVDMNEDDVMEFGRSLVNVKRQLVYCSVCQNITDKDPCHICGDTHRDRSTICVVQEPKDVTVMEKMREYTGQYHVLHGAISPVDGIGPEDIKVSELIKRLEDEGVKEIILATNPTIEGEATAMYISKLVKPIGVKTSRIAHGLPVGGDLEYADEVTLSKALEGRRDL; this is encoded by the coding sequence ATGCAATACCCTGAACCGATTGCAAAATTAATTGATAGTTTTATGAAATTGCCAGGCATTGGGCCGAAAACAGCGGTACGTCTGGCTTTTTTCGTTGTTGATATGAATGAAGATGATGTCATGGAATTTGGGCGTTCACTGGTTAATGTCAAACGACAACTTGTCTATTGTTCGGTGTGTCAGAATATTACTGATAAAGATCCGTGTCACATTTGCGGTGATACTCATCGTGATCGCTCAACCATTTGTGTTGTTCAAGAACCGAAAGACGTAACAGTCATGGAGAAAATGAGGGAATATACGGGTCAATATCATGTCTTACATGGGGCTATTTCCCCTGTCGATGGCATTGGCCCCGAGGATATTAAGGTTAGCGAATTAATTAAAAGATTGGAAGATGAAGGGGTTAAAGAGATTATATTGGCCACTAATCCGACGATAGAAGGAGAAGCAACAGCTATGTATATTTCCAAACTGGTTAAACCAATAGGTGTTAAGACCTCACGAATTGCTCACGGTCTCCCTGTTGGTGGCGATTTGGAATATGCGGATGAAGTCACATTATCAAAAGCTCTTGAGGGACGCCGAGATTTGTAG
- a CDS encoding YbaB/EbfC family nucleoid-associated protein: MRGGNMNNMAKQMQKMQKKMEKAQEELKDETVEGSAGGGVVTVQANGHKEVTNITIKEEAVDPDDVDMLQDLVLTAVNEALKSADELSNERMGQFTKGLNIPGF, translated from the coding sequence ATGCGTGGAGGCAATATGAATAACATGGCGAAACAAATGCAAAAGATGCAGAAGAAAATGGAAAAGGCTCAAGAAGAATTAAAGGATGAAACTGTCGAAGGGTCCGCTGGTGGCGGTGTTGTAACTGTCCAAGCCAACGGACATAAAGAAGTGACCAATATTACAATCAAAGAAGAAGCTGTTGATCCTGATGATGTTGATATGCTGCAGGATTTGGTATTAACGGCCGTTAATGAAGCGCTAAAAAGTGCTGATGAATTATCCAATGAGCGAATGGGTCAATTCACAAAAGGGCTGAATATTCCGGGCTTCTAG